In one window of Haloterrigena salifodinae DNA:
- a CDS encoding PH domain-containing protein — protein sequence MSQKRDGSALAYDEAETADRSSDRSSRTESRREISLLEGEEVLVDAQPTWWNWIGHAVGGGLAGLIGVLGLAAGSAAAGVLGIVTGLVIAGYIWYRRNRVRYLVTDRRLVVIAGFTARTTSETWMEDIRGLQTSTTAFSRGRGFGTVTVSHAVIPQGFSRTSALSLSGVPNYADVANTIRQRQSERKAGDY from the coding sequence ATGAGTCAGAAACGCGACGGGTCGGCGTTGGCGTACGACGAAGCCGAGACGGCCGACCGCAGTTCGGACCGTTCGAGCCGGACCGAATCGAGGAGAGAGATCTCGTTGCTCGAGGGTGAGGAGGTCCTCGTCGACGCGCAGCCGACGTGGTGGAACTGGATCGGCCACGCCGTCGGCGGCGGACTGGCTGGATTGATCGGAGTGCTCGGCCTCGCGGCCGGGAGCGCAGCGGCGGGAGTGCTCGGAATCGTCACGGGACTTGTGATCGCGGGCTATATCTGGTATCGACGGAACCGGGTCCGCTATCTCGTCACCGACCGACGGCTCGTCGTGATCGCGGGATTCACCGCCAGGACGACCTCCGAGACGTGGATGGAAGATATTCGCGGACTACAGACGAGTACAACCGCCTTCAGTCGCGGACGGGGGTTCGGAACGGTCACCGTCTCGCACGCGGTGATCCCACAGGGATTCAGCCGAACGAGCGCGCTGTCGCTCTCGGGCGTACCGAACTACGCCGACGTGGCGAACACGATCCGGCAGCGCCAGTCCGAGCGGAAGGCCGGCGACTACTGA